The nucleotide sequence GCCAATTCTTTAAGTACTTTATCTTTATGATTTAAATAGGAGCCTACCAGGGCAAATTGATTTGCAAAGATTTTTATTTGATGTTCTTTCGCCCAAAAACCCTTTGCTTTTTTTGTTCAGGATCTCTAAAATTCGGATGTCCAAAATCTATAGTATGTATTGGCATTTCAATGTTATATAACAACTTAGCTAAATCAGCAATAAGCAACCAATTTCTCTGATCTGCTTCCAAATATATACGATGTTGATCTTCTTTTCCAAAAGCAGCATTAGATTTTCTGATATGTCCAGTTGTATCAAAGTATCTCCTTAAAAATTCTTTTTGTATCTCTTTGTCAGCTTCAAAAATTGTTCTTGGAATTCTAAAGGAATGAAAATCCGTAAATTCATCATTCAAAAGATATTTTAAGATTAGCCATGATAAATCCTCTCTATGCCAAGTAATTATTAACGATACATCGTTTTTATTACGATTCTCTTTAGCAAGATCAAGACTATATTTACGTATTCTATTTACGACTACATCTAAGCTATTTTATAACTCCAAAGGCTTATTGTATACATCTTTATAGCTTTTAGCAACTAAATTTTTATATGGAAAAGTAATTACCAAGCGCCATATTTGTCCTTCCTTAACAAAAATCCCTTTCCCCACAATAAGCCCTAAAAGATACGCTATGTCCTCGTTAAGAAAATCAGCAAATTATATTGGTTTTTTTCAAATATCAAAAGATGAGGCTTCTTATCACAATTTAAGCATTTTTCTAACTTCAAAAGAAATAAAAAACTTTCGCAAAATATTCTAAAATTTTTTTATGATGGTCAATGTTATCGTTTTTACTCTATTAACTTATAACCTAACCATTTTTCAAAAATTTCTTTATTTTCAACTTTTAATTTTTTAGATTGATACATTTTAGAATAAATTGCTTTAATCTCTGAAATATCCTCGCTTGTTAATAATCTTTTTTCGAACATCTGATACAATGTATCAGAAATTTTATTTGTTAAAATTAAGGACCTAACATTGGAAATTCTTTCAATAAGAAAAAATATTTCTGGCTCAGAAATTGACTTGCCTTTGGACCATTGAAAGAAATATTTGAGTGCCTCTGTAATACCATTTACTCTGTTTTCGAAGCGAACTGAAGATAAGTAAATTTCCAATATTTCTTCTTTTGAACATACTTTTTCAAACCACAGAGCTAAAATTATTTCAACTATTTTTCGCCTAAAAGTTTTATTCATTTCTTTTATGAACAATGTTCTAACTAATTGCTGAGTAATAGTTGAACCTCCTGAACGACGTTTTTTTCCTATAATACCTAAAATAGCTCTTGCGATTGCTTTTATGCTAATTCCTTTATGTTTATAAAAACCACGATCTTCGATGAATATTAGATTTTTTTTAAATACTGTTAAATCAATTTTCATACGTTGAGTTTCATACACTGCTAATTTAGCTCTGTAGATTACGTATTCAAAATCTTTTACAAGTCCTAAATGAAAACAACTAGCAAGTCTTTTAGCAAGACTTAATACTAATCTTTCATTTGTATCGTATAATGCGAAACGAAAAGAGAAAGAAATTACAATGACCCACAACATAAGAAAAATAGCAGCAAAGGTTATTTGATTACTTGGAGATGACATAATACTAGATAATGAAACGAAATTTTTGATTATATGTGGCAAAATTCCATACAAAAGAATGGTCGAAGTTACACAAATTAGCCAAAAGGGATATGTAACATACGAAAACCAGCCAGGAAAAAGCTTTATGGCAAATGGATTAGTGGCTCCCTCTATTCTCCAATTAGGTAAAACTAAGTGCTGGGTGCCATAATACAAACCTAGCATGTGTCTTAAAATGACAATTTTTCTTGAATCAAAAATTATTGACTTTTGCCTCTCTGCAAAATATCTTACCGTTAACCAAGAAAAAGAACAAATTATAAATGTAAGAATTAATAACGTTTGTGTTGATAACGCACCATTAAAAAATTTAGTAGGATTGTGGAGAAAACTTACAGCTATTGAACCGAGCATAGCAGATATTACGAGGATAAAATTTGCTGCGTTTAAAAATATTCGTTCTTGAGATTGAATATTTGCGGCACAATTTTCATATTCCTTAAGCAAAATATCTCTATCCGTAAATTTAGAAGCTGGATAATATTGTTGCCAATCAGCTTCTTTCTCTTTTAATTTGGTCATAAATTTTAGGTTGAAGATTCATTTTCGATGGTTTGGATTTCTTCTTCGGTTAGGTCGTGGAGTTTATAGACAAGTTGGTCGATTTGTTTTTCGTATTCTTTAACTTTTGCTTGTTTGTTAGAGTTTTCTAAATAGTCATCATCTTTAGTAGTAGCAAGGATTTTAGAATTATTCAAATCAATCTTCATTTCCTAATAACCTAAACTCTAGTTCATAATTTTTTACAAATCTCAATTCTTCTTGACTAAGCCCATACAGGGGCGCAATGTAATCATCGATTCCATCAATATATTTTTTTGATTTGCTTATTTTATACTCCTTGAAGGAATC is from bacterium and encodes:
- a CDS encoding transglycosylase domain-containing protein; its protein translation is MTKLKEKEADWQQYYPASKFTDRDILLKEYENCAANIQSQERIFLNAANFILVISAMLGSIAVSFLHNPTKFFNGALSTQTLLILTFIICSFSWLTVRYFAERQKSIIFDSRKIVILRHMLGLYYGTQHLVLPNWRIEGATNPFAIKLFPGWFSYVTYPFWLICVTSTILLYGILPHIIKNFVSLSSIMSSPSNQITFAAIFLMLWVIVISFSFRFALYDTNERLVLSLAKRLASCFHLGLVKDFEYVIYRAKLAVYETQRMKIDLTVFKKNLIFIEDRGFYKHKGISIKAIARAILGIIGKKRRSGGSTITQQLVRTLFIKEMNKTFRRKIVEIILALWFEKVCSKEEILEIYLSSVRFENRVNGITEALKYFFQWSKGKSISEPEIFFLIERISNVRSLILTNKISDTLYQMFEKRLLTSEDISEIKAIYSKMYQSKKLKVENKEIFEKWLGYKLIE